The following proteins come from a genomic window of Hydractinia symbiolongicarpus strain clone_291-10 chromosome 2, HSymV2.1, whole genome shotgun sequence:
- the LOC130629703 gene encoding uncharacterized protein LOC130629703, producing the protein MVTCGALNCGNSSTKKSVADVKGWHNVPTEKENKQRRKKWLAAMKRDPPYPADTNFVLCGMHFTSECFQRDLKAELCGSVRKFILLPNAIPSVFSFSKPLPAKRSASIARNERKTKRQIVDEACTAEENSGGPEAPSLELEPLFKDAITQTVDVVMINKEVSCATPMRTKSTMVPAVLCKSMSTQMSPTQKKWLTEESPAYIALEKIVNEKQLLNDLKHVADFKHTGQLEVYNSLLNKYCPKRLAFSYAGMVARTQLAVLDHNSGVERQQATTSDGRLKFKVSFTKITKEWVAKKVMDPKEKKYQEDLMKEVFDLVQKIKAPIFFKLPETPRNIALKINPGKEVVVSNMRSRFT; encoded by the exons ATGGTTACTTGTGGTGCTTTAAATTGTGGTAACTCTTCCACCAAAAAATCGGTAGCTGATGTAAAAGGGTGGCATAACGTTCCCaccgaaaaagaaaataaacaacgtCGTAAGAAATGGCTAGCAGCTATGAAGCGAGATCCACCATATCCAGCAGACACGAATTTCGTTCTTTGTGGTATGCATTTCACGTCCGAATGTTTTCAACGCGATCTCAAG gcGGAGCTCTGTGGCTCTGTGAGAAAGTTTATATTATTACCAAACGCTATTCCATCGGTATTTTCATTCTCGAAACCGCTACCTGCAAAGCGTTCTGCATCCATTGCAAGaaacgaaagaaaaacaaaacgccAG ATTGTGGATGAAGCTTGTACGGCAGAAGAAAACTCAGGTGGCCCGGAAGCACCTTCCCTAGAACTTGAGCCCCTTTTTAAGGATGCTATTACGCAAACTGTTGATGTCGTCATGATCAACAAAGAAGTTAGCTGTGCTACACCAATGCGAACAAAGAGCACTATGGTTCCTGCTGTGTTATGCAAATCAATGTCTACTCAGATGAGTCCAACTCAGAAGAAGTGGTTAACTGAAGAAAGCCCTGCTTACATCGCCCTGGAGAAAATTGTTAATGAAAAACAGCTACTAAACGATTTAAAACACGTAGCTGATTTCAAGCACACTGGACAGCTCGAGGTTTACAATTCCCTGTTGAATAAGTACTGTCCCAAACGCTTAGCATTCTCGTACGCTGGGATGGTTGCTAGGACGCAACTAGCTGTGCTTGACCACAACTCGGGTGTAGAACGACAACAAGCCACTACATCCGATGGGAGGTTGAAGTTCAAAGTTTCTTTCACCAAAATTACGAAGGAGTGGGTGGCAAAAAAAGTAATGGATccgaaagaaaagaaataccaAGAGGACTTGATGAAGGAAGTGTTTGATTTGGTTCAAAAAATCAAAGCTCCTATATTTTTTAAGTTGCCTGAAACACCCAGAAATATTGCATTAAAAATAAACCCTGGGAAGGAAGTTGTTGTCTCGAATATGCGTTCAAGATTTACCTAA